One region of Olleya sp. Hel_I_94 genomic DNA includes:
- a CDS encoding VOC family protein: protein MTFVHDHIALSVKDVNSSVNFYQRVFNLKEIENTASTSKTRWLALADQKQIHLIPRPELEVKTNKAVHFALATPNFDAFVNHLKSLDIYYSDWRDTPKKDYVRDDGVQQIYFQDPDGYWIEVNNAE from the coding sequence ATGACATTTGTACATGATCATATTGCTTTATCTGTAAAGGATGTTAACTCATCGGTTAATTTTTATCAACGTGTTTTTAATTTAAAAGAAATTGAAAATACTGCTTCTACTTCCAAAACTAGATGGTTAGCACTTGCGGATCAAAAGCAAATCCATTTAATACCTAGACCAGAACTGGAGGTTAAAACCAATAAAGCGGTTCATTTTGCTCTGGCAACACCTAATTTTGATGCTTTTGTAAACCACCTTAAAAGTTTAGATATTTATTATTCTGATTGGCGCGATACACCTAAAAAAGATTATGTGCGTGATGACGGTGTCCAACAAATCTACTTTCAAGATCCAGATGGTTATTGGATTGAAGTAAACAATGCAGAATAA
- a CDS encoding CDP-alcohol phosphatidyltransferase family protein, translating to MSKLPKAHKFVDLSDYGRPIARHIANRLKHTNFTPVHVTLAFIISGLIAIYCIIENLYWLAAFFLILKSILDAADGELARIKQTPSYTGRYLDSVADIILNAIIFSAIWYVTNTSIWLTIIAFLGVQLQGTLYNYYYVILRNKFEGDTTSRIFETKTPTALAGEKQSNVNILFKLYKILYGGFDKTIYFLDPRAAYGKVFPKWLMTSISTFGLGFQLLLIALFLVLQLKHMIIPFFVGYSGMIFIFIAIRKGFYK from the coding sequence ATGTCAAAACTACCCAAAGCGCATAAATTTGTTGATCTTTCTGATTATGGAAGACCAATAGCAAGACATATTGCAAATCGTTTAAAGCACACCAATTTTACTCCTGTACATGTTACCTTAGCCTTTATAATTTCAGGCTTAATAGCTATTTATTGTATTATTGAAAATCTATATTGGTTAGCTGCATTTTTTTTAATACTTAAATCTATTTTAGATGCTGCAGATGGTGAGTTAGCTAGAATAAAACAAACACCTTCTTATACTGGACGCTACTTAGACTCGGTTGCAGATATTATTTTAAATGCAATTATATTTAGTGCCATTTGGTATGTTACTAATACTTCAATCTGGCTTACTATTATAGCTTTTTTAGGAGTCCAATTACAAGGTACTTTATATAATTATTATTATGTAATTTTAAGAAATAAGTTTGAAGGTGACACCACAAGCCGCATTTTTGAAACCAAAACACCTACAGCCTTAGCTGGTGAGAAGCAAAGCAACGTAAATATTCTTTTTAAATTATACAAAATACTTTATGGTGGATTTGACAAAACTATTTACTTTTTGGATCCAAGAGCTGCTTATGGAAAGGTGTTTCCTAAATGGTTAATGACAAGTATATCTACTTTTGGATTAGGATTTCAGTTATTACTAATTGCTTTATTTTTAGTCTTACAGTTAAAACACATGATTATTCCCTTTTTTGTAGGATATTCTGGAATGATATTTATCTTTATTGCTATTAGAAAAGGCTTTTACAAATAA
- the folE gene encoding GTP cyclohydrolase I FolE — MPYKKFEEYNIKVTDDVKNRYKNIIEDLGEDTTREGLIKTPERAAKAMQFLTQGYNQDAANILKGAMFKEEYNDMVIVKDIEFYSLCEHHILPFFGKAHIAYIPNGHIVGLSKLPRIVDVFSRRLQVQERLTHQILDCINDTLKPEGVAVVIEASHMCMQMRGVQKQNSVTTTSGFRGAFENIETRTEFLNLISTKLS, encoded by the coding sequence ATGCCCTATAAAAAATTTGAAGAGTACAATATCAAAGTGACAGATGATGTCAAAAACAGATATAAAAATATTATTGAAGATTTAGGTGAAGATACCACTCGTGAAGGTTTAATAAAAACACCAGAACGTGCTGCAAAAGCCATGCAGTTTTTAACGCAAGGTTATAATCAAGATGCAGCTAATATCCTAAAAGGAGCCATGTTTAAAGAAGAGTACAACGATATGGTTATTGTAAAAGATATCGAGTTTTATTCGCTTTGCGAACATCACATATTACCTTTTTTTGGTAAAGCACACATTGCATACATCCCTAATGGACACATTGTTGGATTAAGTAAGTTGCCACGTATTGTAGATGTGTTTTCTAGACGATTGCAAGTGCAAGAGCGGTTGACACATCAGATATTGGATTGCATAAATGACACTTTAAAACCAGAAGGCGTTGCTGTAGTTATTGAAGCTAGTCACATGTGTATGCAAATGCGAGGTGTACAAAAACAAAATAGTGTAACAACAACCTCAGGTTTTAGAGGTGCTTTTGAAAACATTGAAACACGCACAGAGTTTTTAAACCTGATCAGTACTAAATTAAGTTAG
- a CDS encoding SDR family oxidoreductase has product MENILVAGANGTTGKKIVNLLSQSQYFNPIAMVRKEEQIPYFKAKNIETVLADLEQDVSGAFNKTIDKVVFAAGSGGKKVVEVDQEGAKRMIDASNKYKVRKFVMLSSMGADQPEKAEQLQDYLKAKHNADEYLKSSGLNYSIVRPGSLTNGELTNKIQLKTKLNKSGEISRNDVAQTLVRSLNDDVANNATFEILKGETLIGDALNTVSKVNG; this is encoded by the coding sequence ATGGAAAATATATTAGTAGCAGGTGCAAATGGTACCACAGGAAAAAAAATAGTAAATCTTTTAAGTCAATCTCAATATTTTAACCCAATTGCAATGGTTAGAAAGGAAGAGCAAATCCCATATTTTAAAGCTAAAAATATCGAAACAGTTTTAGCCGATTTAGAGCAGGATGTTTCTGGTGCTTTTAATAAAACTATTGATAAAGTTGTTTTTGCTGCAGGTTCTGGAGGAAAAAAAGTAGTGGAAGTAGATCAAGAAGGTGCTAAACGAATGATCGATGCATCAAATAAATATAAGGTAAGAAAATTTGTTATGTTAAGCTCTATGGGAGCAGATCAACCAGAAAAAGCCGAGCAATTACAAGATTACTTAAAAGCTAAACACAATGCAGATGAGTATTTAAAGTCTAGCGGATTAAATTATAGTATTGTAAGACCAGGATCCCTAACTAACGGAGAATTAACAAACAAAATACAATTAAAAACAAAGCTAAATAAAAGTGGAGAGATTAGTAGAAACGATGTTGCGCAAACTTTAGTAAGATCATTAAATGATGATGTGGCAAATAATGCTACATTCGAGATTTTAAAAGGAGAAACTTTAATTGGTGATGCATTAAATACGGTCTCAAAAGTTAATGGATAA
- a CDS encoding DMP19 family protein, translated as MTEIDFALNQKQDTEIIELVGTVLWNKASEVNSFEQLSEPEKTFVYIDIFEGELNNGGLFDFFYNTSGAFAHQVLDAYQAIGAEESATIVSQAIALFPELPVSKDLFIRRQLMSNLKHTVLAEWEKLESQFFNSEEAIVTILIAYITINKTYFEY; from the coding sequence ATGACAGAAATAGACTTTGCGCTTAACCAAAAACAAGATACCGAAATCATAGAATTGGTAGGTACTGTGTTATGGAACAAAGCCAGTGAAGTTAATAGTTTTGAACAACTTTCTGAACCCGAAAAAACGTTTGTTTACATTGATATTTTTGAAGGTGAATTAAATAATGGTGGATTGTTTGACTTTTTTTACAATACATCTGGAGCTTTTGCCCATCAAGTATTGGATGCTTATCAAGCAATTGGTGCTGAGGAATCTGCTACAATTGTAAGTCAAGCTATAGCCTTGTTTCCTGAGTTACCAGTATCCAAAGACCTTTTTATTAGAAGACAATTGATGTCTAATTTAAAGCATACTGTATTAGCTGAATGGGAAAAACTTGAGTCACAATTTTTTAATTCTGAAGAAGCTATTGTAACCATACTAATTGCTTACATTACAATTAATAAAACCTATTTTGAATATTAA